In Phocoena phocoena chromosome 8, mPhoPho1.1, whole genome shotgun sequence, the following are encoded in one genomic region:
- the LOC136126908 gene encoding lysine-specific demethylase 4D-like, translating to MKAMKSKSNWAQNPSCSIMVFHPTHEEFNDFDTYIAYMESQGAHRAGVAKVIPPKDWKARETYDDIDDILIAAPLQQVISGQTGVFTQYHKNKKAMTVGEYRHLAKSEKYGTPPHLDFNDLERKYWKTRPYGSPVYGADVSGSLFNENTKQWNLGHLGTIQDLLEQECGVVIEGVNTPYLYFGMWKTAFAWHTEDMDLYSINYLHFGEPKTWYAVPPEHGRRLERLARELFPGSSRGCEAFLRHKVALISPTVLKDNGIPFGRITQEAGEFMVTFPYGYHSGFNHGFNCAEAINFASPRWIDYGKVASQCSCGEGRVAFSMDVFVRILQPERYELWKRGQDRTVVDHTQPTEPSSQGLNAWREVPAPWGAALGLRHHQPRRARRPRGPVAADCETRHRVPVIAVSRLSWPPRGSCSATQFDAAATCSSGEPGLTQPPTPGPSAPDGHPAGRCGPRRRPWEQGTQEPTAPRRAKMRLSLDIAQDPEAQPLPVDAPSLDNAEPLSPGLQHPAKASGCGCGPVP from the coding sequence ATGAAAGCTATGAAGTCTAAGTCCAACTGGGCCCAGAATCCAAGTTGTAGCATAATGGTATTTCATCCAACCCATGAAGAGTTTAATGATTTCGATACATACATTGCTTATATGGAATCCCAAGGTGCACACCGAGCAGGCGTGGCCAAGGTAATTCCACCCAAGGACTGGAAAGCCAGAGAGACCTACGATGATATCGATGACATCTTAATAGCAGCTCCCCTCCAGCAGGTGATTTCTGGGCAGACAGGAGTGTTTACTCAATACCACAAAAATAAGAAGGCCATGACTGTGGGTGAGTACCGCCACTTAGCAAAGAGTGAAAAATATGGGACTCCACCACACTTGGATTTTAACGACCTGGAGCGAAAATATTGGAAAACACGCCCCTATGGTTCACCAGTATATGGGGCTGACGTCAGTGGCTCCTTATTCAATGAAAACACGAAGCAGTGGAACCTTGGACACCTGGGAACCATTCAGGACCTGCTGGAACAGGAGTGCGGAGTGGTCATCGAAGGCGTCAACACCCCCTATCTTTACTTCGGCATGTGGAAGACCGCCTTTGCCTGGCACACGGAGGACATGGACCTTTACAGCATCAACTACCTGCACTTCGGGGAGCCCAAGACTTGGTACGCGGTGCCCCCGGAGCACGGCCGGCGCCTGGAACGCCTGGCCAGGGAGCTTTTCCCGGGCAGCTCGCGGGGCTGTGAGGCCTTCCTGCGGCACAAGGTGGCTCTCATCTCGCCCACGGTCCTCAAGGACAACGGCATCCCCTTCGGTCGGATCACTCAGGAGGCTGGAGAGTTCATGGTGACGTTTCCCTATGGCTACCACTCTGGCTTCAACCACGGCTTTAACTGCGCGGAAGCCATCAATTTCGCCTCCCCGCGCTGGATCGATTACGGCAAAGTGGCTTCGCAGTGCAGCTGCGGGGAAGGCCGTGTCGCCTTCTCCATGGACGTCTTCGTGCGCATCCTGCAACCGGAGCGCTACGAGCTGTGGAAACGCGGGCAGGACCGGACCGTGGTGGACCACACGCAGCCCACGGAGCCCAGCAGCCAGGGCCTGAATGCCTGGAGGGAGGTCCCCGCGCCCTGGGGAGCAGCTCTGGGCCTGAGGCACCACCAGCCACGCCGCGCTCGGCGCCCCCGTGGGCCTGTAGCCGCGGACTGTGAGACCCGCCACCGAGTCCCTGTGATTGCTGTGTCCCGGCTCTCCTGGCCGCCCCGGGGTTCTTGCTCGGCCACCCAGTTCGATGCTGCGGCCACCTGCTCCTCCGGGGAGCCCGGCCTGACCCAGCCGCCGACCCCAGGTCCATCCGCCCCGGATGGCCACCCAGCTGGAAGATGTGGCCCTCGTCGTCGTCCTTGGGAACAGGGGACTCAGGAGCCAACTGCTCCCCGCAGAGCTAAGATGAGGCTTTCCTTAGACATAGCTCAGGACCCAGAGGCTCAGCCCCTGCCTGTGGATGCACCCTCGCTGGACAATGCTGAGCCACTCAGCCCTGGGCTCCAGCATCCCGCCAAGGCTTCTGGGTGTGGTTgtggccctgtcccctaa